The following are from one region of the Leptospira harrisiae genome:
- a CDS encoding CapA family protein: MTAIFRFIYFWCITVSFLSCYTLPDVYFTRQVRIKVVGDLMCHNSQISTYYFPKSKQYDSSSSFEYVSNSLQDADLTLGNLETTIATDPNEFTGYPRFGSPIGYLTGIKNVGFDILSTANNHSADKGAFGIDNTIDSVKQMGMAPIGTFKSNSDYLDRKDFFIEVNGIKIAIYNYTYSTNGIPVKNDRIVRLLNEKQIQEDVAFAKERGNHFVILWYHYGTEYEEKPDKSETKWVNVGLDAGADIIIGGHPHVVQKIDQFQEEKSWEDRLVAYSLGNFLSAQNRENTDGGIILSFELEINSQKQKRIKNVITEPVWVYSHGYKIIPILKYTRNEIPLKLPKHSEKRMFGYEAHLKKIPGIIF; encoded by the coding sequence ATGACTGCAATATTTCGTTTTATATATTTTTGGTGTATCACTGTTTCCTTCCTATCTTGTTACACTCTACCTGATGTTTACTTTACTAGGCAAGTGCGAATTAAAGTTGTTGGTGATCTCATGTGTCATAACTCACAGATCTCAACCTATTATTTTCCGAAATCAAAACAATACGATTCCAGTAGTAGTTTCGAATACGTTTCAAATTCATTACAAGATGCTGATTTAACATTAGGAAATTTAGAAACTACGATTGCGACAGATCCGAATGAATTTACAGGTTACCCTAGATTTGGTTCTCCTATCGGCTATTTAACGGGTATCAAAAATGTTGGATTCGATATTTTATCCACAGCTAACAATCATTCTGCTGACAAAGGTGCCTTTGGAATAGACAATACAATTGATTCTGTAAAACAAATGGGAATGGCTCCTATTGGAACATTTAAATCCAATTCTGATTACTTAGATAGAAAAGATTTTTTTATCGAGGTCAATGGAATCAAAATTGCGATTTATAATTATACATATTCCACTAATGGGATTCCTGTTAAAAATGACCGAATTGTTCGATTACTAAATGAAAAACAGATTCAGGAAGATGTGGCTTTTGCCAAAGAAAGGGGAAACCATTTTGTGATCCTTTGGTATCATTATGGAACTGAGTATGAAGAAAAACCAGATAAGTCAGAAACCAAATGGGTGAATGTTGGACTCGATGCTGGTGCTGATATCATCATTGGAGGTCATCCACATGTTGTGCAAAAAATTGATCAGTTCCAAGAAGAAAAAAGTTGGGAAGATCGGCTGGTTGCTTATTCCCTTGGTAATTTTTTGTCCGCTCAAAATAGAGAAAACACTGATGGTGGAATTATTTTATCTTTCGAATTAGAAATCAATTCACAGAAACAAAAACGAATTAAAAATGTAATTACGGAACCGGTTTGGGTTTATTCCCATGGGTATAAAATCATACCTATTTTAAAATACACGAGGAATGAAATTCCATTAAAACTTCCAAAACATTCAGAAAAAAGAATGTTTGGTTACGAAGCCCATCTAAAAAAAATTCCCGGTATCATATTTTAA
- a CDS encoding alkaline phosphatase family protein translates to MIHQKYIKRNIAVIVGLFLVLFNCGWEKDYKLAAYLSMQPDTDLILAPYPFYIFDREARDAITLSHYSKEEIKNILEDHNLSWDDLKNQWELDAEDEHFSKEVNYTSHYTQYFYDTEIPIWIYGPKWIRTGQYSDEINQQHIPSIYGKILDFPFKNTIDVSYLDKIFVNQKAKPEIIVTVVVDQGGRQLYKAHKGAFPFLEDLKNKSAYFKKAKVAHLESHTAVGHMAIGTGAFPKDSKIFSNEIYTYADGKVLHRPVYQGKNKEWDLNEMQVPSFADEWDLSKNNEPVIVSQCYAARAAVGMGGHGKQYSPMIKNSAESPPDSDYVYWQDVKNLSWSTYNDAYLVPKSVQKYNLYKFYFDHKKDISTHFEAKDPIDLIAKIHHFQGSEFQAMMDGALFRDTLTETILNTKKDKDGITDLAYVTLKATDAVGHLYGWESKEAEQVLKATDKEIRTIFEFLKTNYGDNFIMVVTADHGAAPMPEISNGLFLSHETFFDSVNELLPESERTKRSLVKWVAHSQLSLDRDLMKTYQISEEAIIQKIMSIQVKDRQFFRKVWKREEIPNLSL, encoded by the coding sequence GTGATACACCAAAAATATATAAAACGAAATATTGCAGTCATAGTTGGTCTGTTTTTGGTACTTTTCAATTGTGGTTGGGAAAAAGATTATAAACTTGCTGCCTATCTTTCCATGCAGCCTGATACCGATTTAATATTAGCACCATATCCATTTTATATTTTTGATAGAGAAGCAAGGGATGCAATCACTCTTTCCCATTATTCAAAGGAGGAAATCAAAAATATTTTAGAAGATCATAATTTGTCCTGGGATGATTTAAAAAACCAATGGGAATTGGATGCGGAAGACGAACATTTTTCGAAAGAGGTAAATTACACTTCACACTATACTCAATATTTCTACGATACAGAAATTCCCATTTGGATCTATGGGCCAAAATGGATTCGCACTGGACAATATTCTGATGAAATCAACCAACAACATATTCCTTCCATTTACGGGAAAATTTTAGACTTTCCATTTAAGAATACGATTGATGTTTCTTATTTGGATAAAATCTTCGTAAACCAAAAGGCAAAACCAGAAATCATTGTTACTGTAGTTGTAGACCAAGGTGGAAGACAACTATACAAAGCACATAAAGGTGCTTTTCCCTTCCTAGAAGATTTAAAAAACAAATCTGCATATTTTAAAAAAGCAAAAGTCGCACATTTAGAATCGCATACAGCTGTCGGACATATGGCCATTGGGACCGGTGCTTTTCCAAAAGACTCAAAAATCTTTTCAAATGAAATTTATACTTACGCAGATGGAAAAGTTCTCCATAGACCTGTTTACCAAGGTAAAAATAAAGAATGGGATTTAAACGAGATGCAAGTCCCAAGTTTTGCGGACGAATGGGATCTTTCAAAGAACAATGAACCAGTCATCGTGAGTCAGTGTTATGCGGCAAGAGCGGCAGTTGGTATGGGAGGACATGGAAAACAATACTCCCCCATGATAAAAAATTCTGCGGAAAGTCCTCCAGATAGCGATTACGTTTATTGGCAAGATGTAAAAAATCTATCTTGGTCAACATATAATGATGCTTACCTTGTACCTAAGTCAGTACAAAAGTACAATCTGTACAAATTCTATTTTGACCATAAAAAAGATATTTCTACGCATTTCGAAGCCAAAGATCCAATCGACTTAATTGCAAAAATCCATCATTTTCAAGGATCAGAATTTCAAGCAATGATGGATGGAGCTCTCTTTCGTGATACTCTTACAGAAACCATTCTCAATACGAAGAAAGATAAAGATGGTATCACAGATCTTGCGTATGTAACTTTAAAGGCTACAGATGCTGTGGGTCATTTGTATGGTTGGGAATCGAAAGAAGCAGAACAGGTTTTAAAAGCTACGGATAAAGAAATCCGAACTATCTTTGAATTTCTAAAAACTAATTATGGTGATAACTTTATTATGGTGGTAACGGCTGATCATGGTGCAGCCCCAATGCCAGAAATTTCCAATGGACTTTTTCTAAGTCATGAAACTTTTTTTGATTCTGTGAATGAACTATTGCCAGAATCAGAAAGAACCAAACGTTCTCTAGTGAAATGGGTAGCGCATTCACAATTGTCTTTGGATCGAGATTTGATGAAAACTTATCAAATCAGTGAAGAAGCCATCATTCAAAAGATCATGTCGATTCAAGTGAAAGATAGACAGTTTTTTAGAAAGGTGTGGAAACGAGAAGAAATCCCGAATCTATCTTTATAA
- a CDS encoding ribonuclease R family protein, whose product MDTYKIQRKIIEFLDQKSGKDITRQEIKKKFTESSEFKRPDPKTKKVKAFKRKEKVPRKEIEFLIDQLLNLLEAEGLLIPNKKYLTVANPFRLTGRISISRRGDGFISLPSKNEIFVPGPMTNSAITGDKVEVIPLGVGKRDRLEAEVTNIVKRGRVLYRMRVREKTNKFVFGNFLDMLGEGKEGVLHVKSILKDTFDSINVNDILIVKFKEGALPQDNLYDVSFIRFESDTKEDSDLQRILMKYNYDPVHPDFIPLDFPEEVSEKTVTDWNTRTDLRDLYAVTIDGITAKDFDDAISFVDEGNKLRVWIHIADVSYYVEKDSPLDKEAYERATSVYLANRVVPMLPPILSEDLCSLVANTNRLAFTVEMEASKTGEIYNAKFYKSVIKVNTRYTYEMAEEEIKAKDPKNWMFQVSQFTEALRKRRMEAGRIDLNLRETTITWNERKEPIGIENRERLTSHMLIEELMLSANLKVDEFLRKRKAPSLHRIHEAMDEEKLETLNHFLQLNGYNIQIKDTSYAEIMKAVKEIEDGSVGKIFNYLLLRSFMQAYYGSDPLGHWGLGFKDYCHFTSPIRRYPDLIVHRVLQATLLETERTYSENEIAVMGLHCSEEERRAADAERDIVKIKSFRYLESTGIKEFKGFIVGIRPSQIFVELDISNLEGVLDKSEFTDEFEVTIKNDFSFYSKKYSKIFFIGDPVSVSLDRIDFEEIKVFLKLKDFKKDESTTKKK is encoded by the coding sequence ATGGATACCTATAAAATACAAAGAAAAATCATAGAATTTCTGGATCAAAAATCCGGAAAGGACATCACAAGACAAGAGATCAAAAAAAAATTTACCGAATCAAGTGAATTCAAACGACCCGACCCAAAAACGAAGAAAGTAAAAGCCTTCAAACGAAAAGAAAAAGTTCCTAGAAAAGAAATCGAATTTCTAATTGATCAACTTCTCAACTTGTTAGAAGCCGAAGGATTACTAATTCCTAACAAAAAATACTTAACTGTAGCAAATCCCTTTCGCCTAACAGGCAGAATCTCCATATCCCGTAGAGGTGATGGTTTTATCTCACTCCCTTCCAAAAACGAAATTTTTGTTCCAGGGCCAATGACCAATTCAGCCATCACCGGTGATAAAGTAGAAGTCATCCCTTTGGGTGTTGGCAAAAGAGACAGGCTCGAAGCAGAAGTCACGAATATTGTCAAACGTGGTCGTGTTCTTTACCGAATGCGAGTCAGAGAGAAAACCAATAAATTTGTTTTTGGAAATTTCCTCGATATGCTTGGTGAAGGCAAAGAAGGTGTACTTCATGTAAAATCCATTCTCAAAGACACCTTTGATTCGATAAATGTGAATGATATTTTAATCGTTAAATTTAAAGAAGGCGCACTCCCACAAGACAATCTTTATGATGTCAGTTTTATTCGATTTGAATCGGACACAAAAGAAGATAGCGACCTACAACGGATTTTAATGAAGTACAATTATGATCCGGTGCATCCTGATTTTATTCCTTTGGACTTTCCAGAAGAAGTATCAGAAAAAACTGTTACGGATTGGAATACAAGAACTGATCTGCGAGATTTATATGCAGTCACAATCGATGGAATTACAGCGAAAGATTTTGATGACGCCATTAGTTTTGTCGACGAAGGGAATAAGCTTCGTGTATGGATTCATATTGCCGATGTTTCTTATTACGTAGAAAAAGATTCACCTCTGGACAAAGAGGCTTATGAAAGAGCCACATCAGTTTATTTAGCAAACCGTGTGGTTCCAATGTTACCACCGATTTTATCTGAAGACCTTTGTAGTTTGGTTGCGAATACAAATCGCCTTGCTTTTACCGTTGAGATGGAAGCAAGTAAAACAGGTGAAATTTACAATGCCAAGTTTTATAAGTCAGTCATCAAAGTGAATACAAGATACACTTATGAAATGGCCGAAGAAGAAATCAAAGCTAAAGATCCAAAAAATTGGATGTTCCAAGTTTCACAATTCACAGAAGCCTTACGCAAACGTAGAATGGAAGCTGGTCGAATTGATTTAAACTTACGAGAAACCACAATCACCTGGAACGAAAGAAAAGAACCAATTGGAATAGAAAATCGAGAACGCCTAACAAGTCATATGCTCATTGAAGAATTGATGTTGTCTGCTAACTTGAAAGTAGATGAATTTTTGAGAAAAAGAAAAGCTCCGTCATTACATCGTATCCACGAAGCGATGGATGAAGAAAAGTTAGAAACTCTAAATCATTTCCTCCAATTGAACGGGTATAACATCCAAATCAAAGATACAAGTTACGCAGAGATCATGAAAGCGGTGAAAGAAATTGAAGATGGTTCCGTTGGAAAAATTTTCAATTATTTGTTGTTACGAAGTTTTATGCAGGCCTACTACGGATCGGATCCACTTGGGCACTGGGGACTTGGGTTTAAGGACTATTGCCATTTCACCTCTCCTATCAGGCGTTATCCAGATTTGATTGTTCATCGTGTGTTACAGGCCACACTTCTTGAAACGGAAAGAACCTATTCAGAAAATGAAATAGCTGTGATGGGTTTACATTGTTCAGAAGAAGAAAGAAGGGCTGCAGATGCCGAACGAGACATTGTCAAAATTAAATCTTTTCGTTATTTGGAATCTACAGGGATAAAGGAATTCAAAGGTTTTATTGTTGGAATCCGACCTTCACAAATCTTTGTGGAACTAGATATTTCTAATTTGGAAGGTGTTCTCGATAAATCAGAGTTTACCGATGAATTTGAAGTTACGATTAAAAACGACTTCTCCTTCTATTCAAAGAAGTATTCCAAAATATTTTTTATAGGAGATCCAGTTTCCGTAAGCCTTGATCGAATCGATTTTGAAGAGATCAAAGTTTTTTTGAAATTAAAAGATTTCAAAAAAGATGAGTCCACAACTAAAAAGAAATAA
- the tsaB gene encoding tRNA (adenosine(37)-N6)-threonylcarbamoyltransferase complex dimerization subunit type 1 TsaB: MNILYFDTTQDWIQVLVSKYSENTDLEILSEQTETTPKESSYMLVEYIRLGIEKAKINKPDLIIVANGPGSFTGIRITVTTARDLSQLWEIPVFGVDSLEVYLVGIKGKEVDAKTSLLCLDGKQGKYYTKYKSEKGLSESFDLTPESIEVKIKTSEWTPNNWYYTGNLPKFYPNAAIKIEATNLNLSSILQYSLKQYFKTEPNKNDYLSLLPNYIRGTYVDHK, from the coding sequence ATGAATATTTTATATTTCGACACAACCCAAGATTGGATTCAAGTCCTTGTTTCTAAATATTCCGAAAACACAGACTTGGAAATACTTTCCGAACAAACAGAAACTACACCTAAAGAATCTTCTTATATGCTAGTTGAATACATCCGATTGGGTATAGAGAAAGCCAAAATCAATAAACCGGATCTCATCATTGTTGCAAATGGTCCAGGTTCTTTTACGGGTATTCGCATAACAGTGACTACCGCTAGAGATCTTTCCCAATTGTGGGAAATTCCCGTATTCGGAGTAGATAGTTTAGAAGTATATTTAGTAGGAATCAAAGGAAAGGAAGTAGACGCAAAAACTTCCCTACTCTGTTTAGATGGGAAACAAGGAAAATACTATACAAAGTATAAATCCGAAAAAGGTTTATCAGAATCTTTTGATCTGACTCCTGAATCCATCGAAGTCAAAATCAAAACCTCAGAATGGACACCTAACAATTGGTACTATACTGGAAATTTGCCTAAGTTTTACCCTAATGCCGCGATAAAAATTGAGGCGACAAACTTAAATCTTTCGTCTATACTACAGTATAGTTTGAAACAATACTTCAAAACAGAACCAAATAAAAACGACTATTTATCTCTCCTGCCCAACTACATCCGCGGGACCTATGTAGATCACAAATGA
- the tsaE gene encoding tRNA (adenosine(37)-N6)-threonylcarbamoyltransferase complex ATPase subunit type 1 TsaE: MKASFLSLRESELNPVFLSLDQLVERYLAKKIFPILLISGEMGAGKTTFIREWFSRFGTESSINSPTFSLYNIYDSPNFRLYHFDLYRIKVLEELDELGFEEIWGKEGVSAIEWWQLAEPYLPKNNRIYLSIDSDSIEVRSYTLKWSEEEVR, from the coding sequence ATGAAGGCCAGTTTTCTCTCTCTTAGAGAATCGGAACTGAATCCAGTTTTTTTAAGTTTGGACCAATTGGTAGAACGATACCTTGCGAAAAAGATATTTCCTATCTTACTGATTTCGGGTGAAATGGGCGCCGGCAAAACTACTTTTATCCGAGAATGGTTTAGTCGATTTGGGACAGAAAGTTCTATCAATTCACCTACTTTTTCTTTATATAATATTTATGATTCCCCTAACTTTCGTTTGTATCATTTTGATTTATACAGGATTAAAGTTTTGGAAGAATTAGATGAGCTTGGATTTGAAGAAATTTGGGGAAAAGAAGGTGTCTCTGCCATTGAGTGGTGGCAACTTGCAGAACCTTATTTACCAAAAAATAATCGCATCTATTTGTCGATTGATTCGGATTCCATAGAAGTTCGTTCCTATACTTTGAAATGGTCGGAAGAGGAAGTTCGATGA
- a CDS encoding Hsp33 family molecular chaperone HslO yields the protein MSDQVILGISNTHHYRFTLVDLTETAKEAMFLHSLNKEMSVFLSKTMMGALFLAEMTKNQQKVSIQWKDDSNKQALAYSDRYGKMKSVAYSASHEEGDIRNEFILGQGIMKVIRWDFDSDTYQSYTNLVEDTFEVNFIKYLTESEQIKAIVGMEVFPFDFPGNDFSAKGLFFEALPDAPEESFKYLISKIQPLVKREAFWALSINEMLASLQTEIGSELEVLSNESPEFLCDCSRHKVADIIASLGKQEADSIIDEFGKIEITCEFCRTAYQFDSFDVEKFFNQ from the coding sequence ATGTCTGACCAAGTTATTTTAGGTATATCCAACACCCACCACTATCGATTTACTTTAGTCGATTTGACAGAAACTGCCAAAGAAGCTATGTTTCTTCATTCTCTAAACAAAGAAATGTCCGTATTTCTTTCTAAAACCATGATGGGTGCGTTGTTTCTCGCAGAGATGACAAAAAACCAGCAAAAGGTGAGCATTCAATGGAAAGATGATTCCAACAAACAAGCCTTAGCCTATAGTGATCGCTACGGTAAAATGAAGTCCGTCGCTTATTCAGCAAGCCATGAAGAAGGTGATATCCGAAATGAATTCATTTTAGGCCAAGGGATTATGAAAGTAATTCGTTGGGACTTTGATTCAGACACTTACCAATCTTATACAAACCTTGTAGAAGATACCTTTGAAGTAAATTTTATCAAGTATCTTACTGAATCTGAACAAATCAAGGCCATCGTAGGAATGGAAGTTTTTCCATTTGATTTTCCAGGAAATGATTTTTCCGCAAAAGGTTTGTTCTTTGAAGCACTGCCTGATGCTCCCGAAGAAAGTTTTAAGTATCTGATTTCCAAAATCCAACCTCTTGTGAAAAGAGAAGCTTTTTGGGCACTCAGTATCAATGAAATGTTGGCTTCTCTACAAACTGAAATAGGTTCGGAATTGGAAGTACTCAGCAACGAATCTCCAGAATTTTTATGTGATTGTTCCAGACATAAGGTAGCAGATATCATTGCTTCCCTTGGTAAACAGGAAGCTGACTCCATCATCGATGAATTTGGAAAAATAGAAATTACATGTGAGTTTTGTAGAACAGCCTATCAATTTGATTCTTTTGATGTGGAGAAATTCTTTAATCAATGA
- a CDS encoding beta-galactosidase: protein MIFGACYYPEQWNPKDWDEDLKIMKEMGLSSVRLAEFAWGLMEPKEGKFDFSLFDAVLKKVQDHGMTAILGTPTATFPPWLYKKFPEIVQVSKEGIIRGIGTRRQACFSSPAYQKATERIVTAMAKHFGNHPAVVGWQIDNEPGHEGSDVDYSPLALKNFRTWLKTKYKNLDSLNKRWGNIFWGVIYSDWNEIPLPAAHVASNFNPAMIQDYYRFQSDELVSYIHFQAEILRKYSKGKPLTTNLYPSPFLPVTDMAELFSKLDYVSWDNYPVWGNQQEPYPHPLVTATQQYSRGLKNKPYTVMEQFSGVQGHDTLGYLPPPGQIGLWLTQAIVNGANQIYFFRYRTARFGQEQLCYGILDHGKRKTHKYFELKKTIEDINEFASDIADSPYKAEVAILHDIENSRNYKHQPLSDALKFSPVPFAQVGYDIELATWFAGTNVLNVNAHSLPISAENDWSKYKVLTLPLYTMFDPSIVEKLKTYVANGGTLVLGYRAGIKDKDHWMVEEPVPGVFGEMTGVEVFQFEAPATDKVGIRMGILPLKGSKFCEILEPTTAKVVARYNDSKKFYSGKAAITVNSFGKGKVYYVGTSLTPESFILLYRKILKGAGVPFGFLGATIERHYREGKQFNYEITMNHSNRYKLAGLSILKPFGYKLKRIPK from the coding sequence ATGATCTTTGGCGCCTGTTATTACCCCGAACAATGGAACCCTAAGGATTGGGATGAAGACCTAAAAATTATGAAAGAGATGGGTCTTTCGTCAGTAAGGCTCGCAGAATTCGCTTGGGGACTTATGGAACCAAAGGAAGGAAAGTTCGACTTTTCTTTGTTTGATGCGGTTTTAAAAAAAGTCCAAGACCACGGAATGACAGCCATTCTTGGCACACCAACAGCTACCTTTCCCCCTTGGTTGTACAAAAAATTTCCAGAAATTGTTCAGGTATCTAAAGAAGGGATCATTAGAGGGATTGGAACTAGACGCCAGGCTTGTTTTTCTTCCCCAGCTTATCAAAAAGCAACGGAACGAATCGTTACTGCAATGGCCAAACATTTTGGAAATCACCCAGCGGTTGTTGGATGGCAAATTGACAATGAACCAGGGCACGAAGGTTCAGACGTCGATTATTCTCCATTAGCGCTTAAAAATTTTCGTACTTGGTTAAAAACAAAATACAAGAATCTAGACTCGCTTAACAAACGTTGGGGGAATATTTTTTGGGGAGTGATCTACTCAGACTGGAATGAAATTCCGTTACCGGCGGCTCACGTCGCTAGTAATTTCAATCCTGCCATGATCCAAGACTATTACAGGTTCCAATCAGATGAACTGGTTTCTTACATTCATTTCCAAGCAGAGATATTACGTAAATATAGTAAAGGAAAACCTCTTACAACCAATCTATATCCATCTCCTTTTTTACCTGTGACAGACATGGCAGAATTATTTTCCAAATTGGACTATGTGTCTTGGGACAACTATCCTGTCTGGGGGAACCAACAAGAACCATACCCTCATCCTTTGGTCACGGCCACTCAGCAGTATTCACGAGGATTAAAAAACAAACCGTACACTGTCATGGAACAATTCTCAGGTGTGCAGGGCCATGATACTTTAGGTTATCTTCCACCACCGGGGCAAATTGGTTTATGGCTTACACAAGCCATTGTGAATGGTGCGAATCAAATCTATTTCTTTCGTTATCGTACTGCCCGTTTTGGTCAGGAACAACTTTGTTATGGAATTTTGGATCACGGAAAACGAAAAACACACAAATACTTTGAGTTAAAAAAGACTATTGAAGATATCAATGAGTTTGCATCAGATATTGCTGATTCACCTTACAAAGCTGAAGTGGCAATTTTACACGATATTGAAAATTCACGTAATTACAAACACCAACCTTTGAGTGATGCTTTAAAATTTTCACCGGTTCCCTTTGCCCAAGTCGGATACGATATTGAACTTGCTACTTGGTTTGCAGGGACCAATGTTTTAAATGTAAACGCTCATTCTCTTCCCATTAGTGCAGAAAACGATTGGTCAAAGTATAAAGTATTAACATTGCCACTGTATACAATGTTCGATCCATCGATTGTAGAAAAATTAAAAACTTACGTAGCAAATGGAGGAACTTTGGTTCTTGGTTATCGGGCGGGAATTAAAGACAAAGACCATTGGATGGTAGAAGAGCCAGTTCCGGGAGTTTTTGGAGAAATGACTGGAGTAGAGGTGTTTCAGTTTGAAGCACCAGCAACTGACAAAGTGGGAATTCGAATGGGAATTTTACCTCTCAAAGGATCCAAGTTCTGTGAAATTTTGGAGCCAACAACTGCCAAAGTCGTAGCGAGATACAATGATTCAAAAAAGTTTTATTCCGGTAAAGCTGCGATCACTGTGAATTCTTTTGGTAAAGGTAAGGTTTATTATGTGGGAACCTCTCTCACACCAGAAAGTTTTATTTTATTATATAGAAAGATATTGAAGGGAGCAGGGGTTCCCTTTGGTTTTCTTGGTGCGACAATTGAACGTCATTACCGAGAAGGAAAACAATTCAATTATGAAATTACAATGAACCACTCTAACCGATATAAGTTGGCGGGACTTTCGATTTTAAAGCCGTTTGGTTACAAACTCAAAAGAATTCCCAAATAA